One Pseudoalteromonas rubra genomic window, GACCACTGTAGCGCGTGAAATTCACCAGGTTAATGATATATTGTACTACTGAGTCAGACAGATTAACGGCGACTACGGTTTGCTGCAGAACTGCCAGCGCAGTTAGATCTAATACGCATGACAACTCGCTTAGGTGCTGTCTTTGCAGGTTATTGCCCAATATCAGGGTTTTCTCTGCATGCTCATCAGGGTAACCCAGGCTGATCCGCAGGAAAAAACGGTCTAGTTGAGACTCAGGTAAAGGGTGCGTACCTGACTGATGCAAGGGGTTTTGCGTGGCAATGACAAAAAATGGTTCTGGTAATGGGTGCGTCTTGCCATCAACTGTCACCTGGCGCTCTTCCATTGCTTCTAGCAGGGCACTTTGCGTTTTTGGGCTGGCACGGTTGATTTCATCTGCCAGTAACACCTGGCTAAAGATGGGTCCTGGGTGAAAATCGAAACTCTGTTGCTGAGTGTTAAAAACACTCGATCCGGTAATATCGGCGGGCAACAGATCACTGGTAAACTGAACGCGTTGATAACTCAACCCAAGTACATTAGCAAGGCCGTGGGAGAGGGTGGTTTTACCCATTCCGGGTAAGTCTTCAATGAGTAGGTGCCCTTTACATAGTAAGCAAACAACGGCCAGCCGGATCTGCTCTTCTTTACCGAGAATCAGCTCTGATAGCTGATTGATTATCGCTTCTGTGGTTTTATTCATGCAATCATTTCAAGTCTTTTCATTACTGAATCCACTTTTTTCGCGTTAAAGGGCTTAGCAATAAAGCCTTTCGCTCCCAATTCCCAGGTGTTTTGCACATTTTCCAGGCTGTTGTGTCCTGAACACATAATGACATGCACATTGGGGTAGTTTTCATTTATATATTCAAGGATCTGTGTACCGTCGGTATCAGGCAGCTCAATATCCAGGAAGATAACATTAGGAGATTTTTCTGCCATCAATGGCATCGCTGATTTAAAGTCCTCGGACTCATAGACTTCTTCAAAACCCAGGTTTTCAAGAATCTCTATCAGGTAACTGCGCACATCCTCAACGTCATCGATGATCAAAATTGGTTCTAGGGGTCTGACAAGTTCCATATTGTATTTACTTCTTTTGAACGACAAGGCTAATACTAAGACAAGCGCAATGTGAGCTCAATGGCAATTTATAAATTAACGGTAAATTCATCATAGCGATAAGCTCGTGAAATCATCTCATCACCTAGTCCAAAATTGAATCCACCAGAAATGTACACTAAAAGAGATATGGAGTTTCTGCAACAACCAGGGGGCGCTTGGATACTTCATAGTATGTTCAGAGCGAAGAAACAATATTTAGCTTTGTTACAATATCAGGATAACTTAACTGCCGATCATATTGCCAATGC contains:
- a CDS encoding AAA family ATPase is translated as MNKTTEAIINQLSELILGKEEQIRLAVVCLLCKGHLLIEDLPGMGKTTLSHGLANVLGLSYQRVQFTSDLLPADITGSSVFNTQQQSFDFHPGPIFSQVLLADEINRASPKTQSALLEAMEERQVTVDGKTHPLPEPFFVIATQNPLHQSGTHPLPESQLDRFFLRISLGYPDEHAEKTLILGNNLQRQHLSELSCVLDLTALAVLQQTVVAVNLSDSVVQYIINLVNFTRYSGQFSDPLSPRASIALGLATRAYALTQGRDYALPDDVQAVFAAVAGHRLNISANELDDVVKGIFDNVAVVL
- a CDS encoding response regulator yields the protein MELVRPLEPILIIDDVEDVRSYLIEILENLGFEEVYESEDFKSAMPLMAEKSPNVIFLDIELPDTDGTQILEYINENYPNVHVIMCSGHNSLENVQNTWELGAKGFIAKPFNAKKVDSVMKRLEMIA